The following are encoded in a window of Ruminiclostridium herbifermentans genomic DNA:
- a CDS encoding Yip1 family protein has product MNDNNVIMNESNFGENQVDYSKMSFIKRVIGVICFPGKVMQSLEQKPRVLFGILLTALVPLVMILSTLPMYMEYTRGVLESTYAKMNIEITEQQLEQTLSISQYSSIIGGPIGAVIMLLIYALVIWSIIKIFKGEGKFKQVLSVIGYATVISALSTIVTIITTRLTGVFSDVSFTSIASLIPEMKGSFIYGMSKMIEVFTIWQYAVIAIGITTVSKLSKKKVYIIVACIFALLAVYSGITEVTAMS; this is encoded by the coding sequence ATGAATGATAATAATGTAATTATGAATGAAAGTAATTTTGGTGAAAATCAAGTTGATTATTCAAAAATGAGTTTTATTAAAAGGGTTATTGGTGTAATATGTTTCCCCGGTAAGGTTATGCAGTCTCTTGAGCAAAAACCTCGTGTATTATTTGGAATATTACTTACAGCTCTAGTTCCTCTTGTTATGATACTTTCGACATTACCCATGTACATGGAATATACAAGAGGTGTATTGGAATCTACATATGCGAAAATGAACATAGAAATTACCGAGCAGCAATTAGAGCAAACTCTCAGCATATCACAATACTCATCTATAATTGGTGGTCCCATCGGAGCAGTTATAATGTTACTAATTTATGCTTTAGTTATATGGTCGATTATTAAGATATTTAAGGGTGAAGGCAAATTCAAACAGGTTTTATCTGTTATAGGATATGCTACTGTTATTTCTGCATTATCTACAATTGTAACTATAATAACTACTAGACTTACTGGTGTTTTTTCCGATGTTAGTTTTACAAGTATAGCCTCTCTTATACCAGAAATGAAAGGTAGCTTTATATATGGTATGTCTAAAATGATAGAGGTATTTACAATTTGGCAGTATGCAGTAATAGCTATAGGTATTACCACAGTAAGTAAATTGAGTAAAAAGAAGGTGTACATAATAGTTGCTTGTATATTTGCATTACTAGCTGTTTATTCAGGTATTACTGAAGTTACTGCAATGAGTTAA